The Staphylococcus sp. KG4-3 genome has a window encoding:
- a CDS encoding TVP38/TMEM64 family protein, whose translation MTEEQVQYWFDIFGSLGYIAGFLLPFIEAFIPILPIIVFVIVNVNAFGWFIGTLLAWLGTVAGSYIVFLFFRRLTHTKYMQKIQRRTSVQRLIHFIDRKGVLPIFILMCFPFTPSALVNIVASLSHIKAHAYLIVLIASKFIMIGLVGWLGNDITTLFTNPIRLITIMVVIAVVWLVGRKLEKHFMHSSEE comes from the coding sequence ATGACAGAGGAACAAGTACAGTATTGGTTTGATATATTTGGGAGTTTAGGGTACATCGCAGGATTTCTATTACCATTTATTGAGGCTTTTATTCCTATTTTACCAATCATTGTGTTTGTAATTGTAAACGTTAATGCTTTTGGTTGGTTTATTGGTACTTTATTGGCTTGGTTAGGCACTGTAGCTGGAAGTTATATTGTATTTTTATTTTTTAGAAGATTAACTCATACAAAATATATGCAAAAAATTCAGCGACGGACATCAGTTCAACGTTTAATACATTTTATTGATAGAAAGGGCGTCTTACCTATTTTTATCTTAATGTGCTTTCCATTTACGCCAAGTGCTCTAGTTAATATCGTGGCAAGCTTATCCCATATTAAAGCGCATGCCTATCTAATTGTATTAATAGCATCTAAGTTTATAATGATTGGTCTTGTAGGTTGGTTAGGTAATGATATTACAACACTTTTTACTAATCCGATAAGGTTGATAACAATAATGGTAGTAATTGCTGTAGTATGGCTTGTTGGTAGAAAACTAGAGAAACATTTTATGCATTCGTCAGAGGAGTGA
- a CDS encoding glucose-6-phosphate isomerase: MTHIQLDYGKTLEFFGEHELQQQKDIVKSIHKTIHEGTGAGSDFLGWIDLPVDYDKEEFSRILEASKRVKEHSEVFVVIGIGGSYLGARAAIEMLTSSFRNSNEFPEIVFVGNHLSSSYTQELIDYLDGKDFSVNVISKSGTTTEPAVSFRLFKQLLENKYGKEEAKNRIFATTDKEKGALKQLATNEGYETFVVPDDIGGRYSVLTAVGLLPIAVAGIDIKTMMEGAAKAREELSSEDLEENIAYQYATIRNVLYAKGYDTEMLINYEPSMQYFNEWWKQLFGESEGKDYKGIYPSSANYTTDLHSLGQYVQEGRRFLFETVVKVNNPKHDITIEEDSENLDGLNYLAGKSIDEVNTKAFEGTLLAHTDGGVPNIVVNIPRLDEETFGYIVYFFELACAMSGYQLGVNPFNQPGVEAYKQNMFALLGKPGFEDKKEELEKRL, translated from the coding sequence ATGACTCATATTCAATTAGATTATGGTAAAACTTTAGAATTTTTCGGCGAACATGAATTACAGCAACAAAAAGATATAGTTAAGTCAATTCACAAAACAATTCATGAAGGAACTGGTGCTGGTAGTGACTTCCTTGGGTGGATTGATCTTCCTGTAGACTATGACAAAGAAGAATTCTCGCGTATTTTAGAAGCTTCAAAACGTGTCAAAGAACATTCAGAGGTGTTTGTAGTAATTGGTATTGGTGGCTCGTACTTAGGTGCACGCGCTGCTATCGAAATGCTAACATCATCATTTAGAAATAGTAATGAATTCCCAGAAATCGTCTTTGTAGGTAATCATTTATCTTCTTCATATACACAAGAGTTAATCGATTATTTAGATGGTAAGGATTTCTCAGTGAATGTTATTTCTAAATCAGGTACTACTACTGAACCAGCAGTTTCATTTAGATTGTTTAAACAATTATTAGAAAATAAATATGGTAAAGAAGAAGCGAAAAATCGTATTTTTGCTACTACAGATAAAGAAAAAGGTGCGTTAAAGCAACTTGCAACTAACGAAGGTTACGAAACATTTGTCGTACCAGATGATATAGGCGGACGTTATTCAGTATTAACTGCAGTTGGTTTATTACCAATCGCTGTTGCAGGTATTGATATAAAAACAATGATGGAAGGTGCAGCTAAAGCACGTGAAGAATTGTCTTCAGAAGATTTAGAAGAAAATATTGCGTATCAATATGCAACAATTCGTAACGTTTTATATGCAAAAGGTTATGACACTGAAATGTTGATTAACTATGAACCATCAATGCAATATTTTAATGAATGGTGGAAACAATTATTTGGCGAATCAGAAGGGAAGGACTATAAAGGTATTTATCCTTCTAGCGCTAATTATACAACAGATTTACATTCACTTGGACAATATGTTCAAGAAGGTCGTCGTTTCTTATTTGAAACAGTTGTGAAAGTTAATAATCCTAAACATGATATTACTATCGAAGAAGATAGTGAGAATTTAGATGGTTTAAATTATTTAGCTGGTAAATCTATAGACGAAGTAAACACGAAAGCATTTGAGGGCACACTGTTAGCTCACACTGACGGTGGCGTACCTAATATTGTCGTCAATATTCCTCGTTTAGATGAAGAGACATTTGGCTATATCGTTTACTTCTTTGAATTAGCATGTGCTATGAGTGGTTATCAATTAGGTGTTAATCCATTTAACCAACCTGGAGTTGAAGCATACAAACAAAATATGTTTGCTTTATTAGGTAAACCAGGTTTTGAAGATAAAAAAGAAGAATTAGAAAAACGCTTATAA
- a CDS encoding argininosuccinate synthase: protein MKEKIVLAYSGGLDTSVAVKWLLDKGYDIVACCLDVGEGKDLDLVHQKALDMGAIECHIIDATEEFSEDFVSYAIKGNLMYEGTYPLVSALSRPLISKKLVEIASKTNAVGIAHGCTGKGNDQVRFEVAIKALDPELKVFAPVREWAWSREEEIDYAIKHNIPVPIQHDSPYSIDQNLWGRSNECGILEDPYAAPPKDAFDLTNELEDAPDEADEIVLSFEKGIPTALDGTSYKLSELILELNKLAGKHGIGRIDHVENRLVGIKSREVYETPAAEVIVNAHKALETITLTKDVAHFKPVIEKQFSEQIYNGLWFSPLTDSLKVFVDSTQDYVTGDVRLKLYKGNAIVNGRKSPHTLYNEKLATYTKEDAFNQESAVGFIDIFGLPTKVNSMLHGGYKDEQ from the coding sequence ATGAAAGAGAAAATAGTATTAGCATATTCTGGTGGTTTAGATACAAGTGTGGCAGTAAAATGGTTATTAGATAAAGGTTATGACATTGTGGCTTGTTGTTTAGATGTCGGCGAAGGTAAAGATTTAGACTTAGTACATCAAAAAGCGTTAGATATGGGCGCAATCGAATGTCATATCATTGATGCTACAGAAGAATTTAGTGAAGATTTCGTATCATATGCAATTAAAGGTAACTTAATGTATGAAGGTACATATCCTTTAGTTTCTGCATTATCAAGACCATTAATTTCAAAAAAATTAGTTGAAATTGCTAGCAAAACAAATGCAGTTGGTATTGCACACGGTTGTACCGGTAAGGGTAATGACCAAGTACGTTTCGAAGTAGCAATTAAAGCTTTAGACCCAGAATTAAAAGTTTTTGCGCCAGTAAGAGAATGGGCATGGAGCCGTGAAGAAGAGATTGACTATGCAATCAAACATAATATCCCAGTTCCAATCCAACATGATTCTCCTTACTCTATCGACCAAAATTTATGGGGAAGAAGTAATGAATGTGGCATACTTGAAGACCCTTATGCTGCACCTCCAAAGGATGCATTTGACTTAACAAACGAACTAGAAGATGCACCAGATGAAGCTGATGAAATTGTACTTTCATTTGAAAAAGGTATACCAACTGCTTTAGATGGCACATCTTATAAACTTAGCGAACTCATCTTAGAGCTCAATAAACTTGCCGGTAAGCATGGTATTGGCAGAATCGACCATGTTGAAAACAGACTTGTTGGCATTAAGTCTAGAGAAGTTTATGAAACACCAGCAGCAGAAGTAATTGTCAATGCTCATAAAGCGCTTGAAACAATTACGCTTACTAAAGATGTTGCACACTTTAAACCAGTGATTGAAAAGCAATTTTCAGAACAAATTTATAACGGTTTATGGTTCTCACCTTTAACAGATAGTCTCAAAGTATTTGTCGATAGTACTCAAGACTATGTAACTGGCGATGTACGTCTTAAATTATATAAAGGCAACGCTATTGTAAATGGAAGAAAGTCACCACATACACTTTATAATGAAAAATTAGCTACTTATACAAAAGAAGATGCATTTAATCAAGAATCAGCAGTTGGATTTATTGATATCTTTGGATTACCAACTAAAGTAAACTCAATGTTACATGGTGGATATAAAGATGAGCAGTAA
- a CDS encoding glycerophosphodiester phosphodiesterase, translated as MKHSNKFLISSIAILALSGIGSSTITEASSNALGVNNQNEDTSVQTVNENNKSDRQNWIHNLTGEKFTTIAHRGASGYAPEHTFYSYDKSHNAIGASYIEIDLQMTKDGHLIAMHDETVDRTTNGTGRVDQYTLKELKQLDAGSKFNEQNPQYANSNYKGAKVPTLDEILERYGTDANYYIETKSPDVYPGMEEKLLDTLNKHQLLNEQSLKKGHVMVQSFSQESLLKMKDLNSSVPLIRLLDKGELPNMSQQDLNYIKQYAIGIGPEYTDLTKQNVANLKNTGFLVHPFTVNEVADMERLNDYGIDGLFTNYPDLYKQVINEQ; from the coding sequence GTGAAACATTCAAATAAATTTTTGATTTCAAGTATAGCAATATTAGCTTTATCTGGTATAGGAAGTTCAACAATTACTGAAGCATCTAGTAACGCCCTCGGTGTAAACAATCAAAACGAAGATACTTCAGTTCAAACAGTTAATGAGAATAATAAATCAGATCGACAAAATTGGATACATAATTTAACTGGCGAGAAATTCACAACGATTGCACATAGAGGTGCTAGTGGCTATGCTCCAGAACATACATTTTACTCATACGACAAAAGCCATAACGCTATAGGCGCGTCATATATTGAAATTGATCTACAAATGACTAAAGACGGTCACCTAATAGCCATGCATGATGAAACAGTTGATAGAACTACCAACGGCACCGGCCGGGTTGATCAGTATACACTTAAAGAATTAAAACAACTTGATGCTGGAAGTAAATTTAATGAACAAAATCCACAATATGCTAATTCAAATTATAAAGGTGCAAAAGTACCAACATTAGACGAAATATTAGAGCGCTATGGTACTGATGCCAATTATTATATAGAAACAAAATCCCCTGATGTATATCCTGGTATGGAAGAAAAATTATTAGATACACTTAATAAACATCAATTATTAAATGAACAGTCTCTCAAAAAAGGTCATGTTATGGTTCAATCATTTTCACAAGAAAGCTTACTTAAAATGAAAGATTTAAATTCAAGTGTGCCACTCATAAGATTATTAGACAAAGGCGAACTACCAAATATGTCACAACAAGATCTGAATTATATTAAACAATATGCCATCGGTATCGGTCCTGAATATACAGATTTAACTAAACAAAATGTCGCCAATCTTAAAAATACTGGATTTCTAGTTCATCCTTTCACTGTAAACGAAGTAGCCGACATGGAAAGACTTAATGACTATGGAATCGATGGGTTATTTACGAATTACCCTGATTTATATAAACAAGTCATAAACGAACAATAA
- the argH gene encoding argininosuccinate lyase produces the protein MSSKAWGGRFSEQPEAWVDEFNASIHFDKTLIKYDVQGSIAHATMLAKQNIISDSDCEQIIEGLNAILADYEQGNLALDVSLEDIHLNIEHELIKRIGDAGGRLHTGRSRNDQVATDMHLYTKAEVSQLIDLIISFQQTIVKIAESHVDTIMPGYTHLQRAQPISFAHHILTYYWMLERDKSRFQDSMKRIDISPLGAAALSGTTYPIDRHETQSLLDFSAVYENSMDAVSDRDYIVETLHNISLTMVHLSRFAEEIIFWSSAEANFITLSDAFSTGSSIMPQKKNPDMAELIRGKVGRTTGNLMSMLMTLKGLPLAYNKDMQEDKEGLFDAVHTLKGSLRIFEGMIDTMTVNVNHLQETVYNDFSNATELADYLVNKGVPFRNAHEIVGKIVLWAIQHNVYLLDVPLEQYQSAHESIEPDIYNYLKPENCISRRISHGSTGQEAVKKQLEIIKQNLN, from the coding sequence ATGAGCAGTAAAGCTTGGGGTGGTAGATTTAGTGAGCAACCAGAAGCATGGGTTGATGAATTTAATGCTTCTATACACTTTGACAAAACATTAATTAAATATGATGTTCAAGGTAGTATTGCTCATGCAACCATGTTGGCCAAACAAAATATTATTTCTGATTCAGACTGCGAGCAAATTATTGAAGGTTTAAATGCAATTTTAGCTGATTATGAACAAGGCAACTTAGCACTTGATGTCTCATTGGAAGATATCCATTTAAATATCGAACATGAATTAATAAAACGTATTGGTGATGCTGGTGGTAGATTGCATACAGGGCGTAGCAGAAACGACCAAGTTGCAACTGATATGCATTTATATACAAAAGCAGAAGTATCTCAATTAATCGATTTAATTATTTCGTTTCAACAAACAATTGTAAAAATTGCTGAGTCTCATGTAGATACGATCATGCCTGGTTATACCCATCTCCAAAGAGCTCAACCTATTTCATTTGCGCATCATATCTTGACGTACTATTGGATGCTAGAAAGAGACAAATCACGCTTTCAAGATAGTATGAAACGTATTGATATCTCTCCACTTGGTGCTGCTGCGTTAAGTGGTACTACTTATCCAATAGATCGTCACGAAACGCAGTCATTATTAGACTTTTCTGCTGTTTATGAGAATAGTATGGATGCCGTTAGTGATAGAGATTATATTGTTGAAACGCTGCATAATATTTCATTAACAATGGTTCACCTATCACGTTTTGCAGAAGAAATTATTTTTTGGTCCTCTGCGGAAGCAAACTTTATTACATTATCAGATGCATTTTCAACTGGCTCTTCAATTATGCCACAGAAAAAAAATCCTGATATGGCTGAATTAATCAGAGGTAAAGTCGGACGTACAACAGGTAATTTAATGAGTATGTTAATGACGCTTAAAGGGTTGCCTTTAGCATATAATAAAGACATGCAAGAAGATAAAGAAGGTCTATTTGATGCAGTTCATACACTAAAAGGTTCTTTACGTATCTTTGAAGGAATGATAGATACGATGACTGTAAATGTGAATCATTTACAAGAAACTGTATACAATGACTTTTCCAATGCAACAGAACTTGCTGACTACTTAGTCAACAAAGGGGTTCCTTTTAGAAATGCTCATGAAATTGTTGGTAAAATCGTACTTTGGGCTATTCAGCATAACGTATACTTATTAGATGTACCTTTAGAACAGTATCAAAGCGCACACGAAAGTATTGAACCTGATATCTACAATTATTTAAAACCTGAAAATTGTATTAGCCGTAGAATAAGTCACGGTTCTACTGGACAAGAAGCTGTAAAAAAACAATTAGAAATTATAAAACAAAACTTAAATTAA
- the lepB gene encoding signal peptidase I yields MRKLLKHLISIIFALIIVLLIQAFVLTGSVIKDDKMAPNLKQGDRVIVNKIKTTFNFLDNNDIIMYRNGKEIQFSRIIGKPGQSISFKNGSLYRDDREVNESYTNNSINNLSLRNIKDSESDIIPPNAYFVLNDNRDNKNDSRTLGFVHQKDIIGNTSLRYYPFEKFTVTFN; encoded by the coding sequence TTGCGAAAATTACTAAAACATTTGATTTCCATAATATTTGCGCTTATTATTGTACTATTGATTCAGGCATTTGTGCTTACAGGGTCAGTCATAAAAGATGATAAAATGGCTCCAAATCTAAAACAAGGTGATCGTGTTATTGTTAATAAAATAAAAACGACATTTAATTTTTTAGATAATAATGATATTATTATGTATCGTAATGGAAAAGAAATCCAGTTTAGTAGAATCATCGGAAAACCTGGACAATCTATTTCATTCAAAAACGGCTCATTGTACAGAGATGATAGAGAAGTAAATGAATCTTATACAAACAATAGCATCAATAACTTGTCACTTAGAAACATCAAAGATTCTGAAAGTGATATTATTCCGCCTAATGCTTACTTTGTACTTAATGATAATCGTGATAATAAAAACGATTCTAGAACATTAGGTTTCGTGCATCAGAAAGATATCATTGGCAACACAAGTTTAAGATATTATCCGTTTGAAAAATTTACAGTGACTTTTAATTAA